One segment of Megachile rotundata isolate GNS110a chromosome 4, iyMegRotu1, whole genome shotgun sequence DNA contains the following:
- the LOC100880385 gene encoding tax1-binding protein 3 homolog, translated as MCAKMAFQHQAGTAMKCLSIPITLHKETEVDENGEEVMKCGFKIGGGIDQDFRKSPQGYTDNGIYVTEVHEGSAAAKSGLRMHDKILQCNGYDFTMVTHKKAVSYIRKHPVLNLLVARKGVTST; from the exons ATGTGCGCGAAAATGGCTTTTCAGCATCAGGCTGGTACTGCTATGAAATGCTTAAGT atACCGATTACTTTGCACAAGGAAACAGAAGTCGATGAAAATGGTGAAGAAGTAATGAAATGTGGTTTTAAAATAGGAGGTGGAATTGATCAAGATTTCAGGAAAAGTCCACAGGGTTATACGGATAAT GGCATATATGTTACTGAAGTACATGAGGGATCAGCAGCAGCAAAAAGTGGTCTCCGAATGCatgataaaattttacaatgcaATGGATATGACTTTACGATGGTAACTCATAAGAAAGCAGTATCGTATATAAGGAAACATCCAGTATTAAATCTATTAGTAGCCCGTAAAGGAGTAACCAGTACTTAA